A genomic region of Coraliomargarita sinensis contains the following coding sequences:
- a CDS encoding DUF423 domain-containing protein, whose product MNRTYGTIGCSLALVAVALGAFGAHALKDTLVEAGMLEVWQTAVDYHIWHALALIVGAMVPGAGKAQAIAAWLFFIGIVLFSGSLYWLALEGPKWLGPITPLGGLSLMSGWVALAVAVWRVKPTTTEP is encoded by the coding sequence ATGAATCGAACTTACGGCACAATTGGATGCTCCCTAGCATTGGTCGCAGTCGCGCTGGGTGCCTTTGGCGCCCATGCCCTCAAAGATACTTTGGTTGAAGCCGGCATGCTTGAGGTATGGCAAACGGCGGTCGACTACCACATTTGGCACGCGCTGGCGCTGATTGTTGGCGCGATGGTGCCCGGGGCCGGCAAGGCGCAGGCGATTGCAGCATGGCTCTTCTTTATCGGAATCGTCCTTTTCAGCGGTTCGCTTTACTGGCTGGCGCTGGAAGGGCCGAAATGGCTGGGGCCGATTACGCCACTCGGAGGTCTTTCCCTGATGAGCGGCTGGGTGGCTCTCGCGGTGGCAGTATGGCGCGTCAAGCCCACAACTACCGAGCCATAG
- the tal gene encoding transaldolase — protein sequence MSNSLDTLKSLTTVVADTGDFETLADYAPQDATTNPSLILKALQKEEYSSVLDAAVAAAADSGTSGEERIDQVIDHLLIGFGQKILEIVPGRVSTEVDARLSFDTEATIAKARELIGLYEAAGTPRERILIKIASTWEGVQAAKVLQKEGINCNMTLLFSLAQAVACAEAGAKLISPFVGRILDWFKANTDTEYTAENDPGVASVKEIYTYFKKFGHDTEVMGASFRNVGEILELAGCDLLTISPALLEELQGMDVEVTRKLDPEEAKSADIQRLDVSEASFRWLMNEDAMATEKLAQGIRVFSQDLVKVREIVAEKL from the coding sequence ATGTCCAACTCACTCGATACCCTCAAATCACTCACGACTGTCGTTGCTGACACCGGCGACTTTGAAACACTGGCGGATTATGCCCCGCAGGATGCCACGACGAATCCATCGCTCATTCTAAAAGCGCTCCAGAAGGAGGAATACAGCAGCGTGCTGGATGCAGCCGTCGCGGCGGCAGCGGATTCCGGAACCAGCGGAGAGGAGCGGATCGACCAAGTTATCGATCACCTGCTGATCGGCTTCGGCCAAAAAATTCTCGAGATCGTGCCCGGACGCGTTTCCACCGAGGTGGATGCCCGCCTTTCCTTCGATACCGAGGCCACGATTGCCAAGGCACGCGAACTAATCGGGCTCTACGAAGCTGCCGGCACACCACGCGAGCGTATTCTGATTAAGATCGCCTCGACCTGGGAGGGCGTCCAGGCCGCGAAGGTTCTACAGAAAGAAGGCATCAACTGTAACATGACCCTGCTGTTCTCGCTGGCCCAGGCTGTGGCCTGCGCGGAAGCCGGCGCTAAGCTGATTTCCCCTTTTGTCGGGCGTATCCTCGACTGGTTCAAGGCCAACACGGACACCGAATACACCGCCGAGAATGACCCTGGCGTCGCCAGTGTTAAGGAAATCTACACTTACTTCAAAAAGTTCGGCCACGACACCGAGGTCATGGGCGCGAGCTTCCGCAACGTGGGTGAAATTCTGGAACTGGCCGGCTGCGACCTGCTGACCATCAGCCCAGCACTCCTGGAAGAGCTTCAGGGAATGGACGTCGAGGTAACAAGAAAGCTCGATCCGGAAGAGGCCAAGTCCGCCGATATACAACGACTGGATGTCTCTGAGGCTTCTTTCCGCTGGTTGATGAACGAGGACGCCATGGCCACGGAAAAGCTGGCTCAGGGGATCCGCGTCTTCAGTCAGGACCTGGTGAAGGTGCGGGAAATCGTTGCGGAAAAACTTTGA
- a CDS encoding acyl-CoA thioesterase — MAYEHTSTRRIEFSETDMAGLVHFSNFFKYMETAERDFFEAAGVDLIRTKPGEVVGWPRARAECKFSAPVRFGETIDIHLAVKAVKDRSIEFQFRILRRNPDGSRTQCGKGHMTTVLTELTPEGELRSVELPAHVRERITEAPAEVLAKPEGV; from the coding sequence ATGGCCTACGAACACACCTCCACCCGACGTATTGAATTTTCGGAGACAGATATGGCCGGGCTGGTTCATTTCTCCAACTTCTTTAAATACATGGAGACGGCGGAGCGCGACTTCTTCGAAGCCGCCGGTGTCGATCTGATCCGAACAAAACCGGGCGAGGTGGTGGGCTGGCCCCGTGCCCGGGCCGAGTGTAAATTCTCGGCACCGGTGCGATTCGGAGAGACAATCGACATCCATCTCGCCGTGAAAGCGGTCAAAGACCGCTCGATCGAATTCCAATTTCGTATCCTGCGCCGCAACCCGGACGGCAGCCGGACCCAATGCGGCAAAGGCCATATGACGACAGTGCTGACGGAACTGACCCCCGAGGGCGAACTCCGCTCGGTCGAACTACCGGCGCACGTTCGCGAGCGCATCACCGAAGCACCCGCCGAAGTACTGGCTAAGCCGGAGGGAGTTTAA
- the surE gene encoding 5'/3'-nucleotidase SurE, with translation MKPHALVTNDDGIESAFLHRLVASLLPEFRISVAAPAFEQSWIGRAMSRREEIEVVHSPATFEGTEEAWAISGTPTDCVNIALGHLLPEKPDVVVSGINIGYNTTEALMLSSGTIAGALEGAFWGLPAIAFSQCVPKDLFPEVSRSKGRTSGDFSRSLDSAARWAALMSREVLDAPPPAGVVLNINFPPETGDDSSILETRPAKVELGSMFKEVRPGRFRFHFHEGLTVEKESDTDRAALDAGYISRSILDFSKIGRGHSEHE, from the coding sequence ATGAAACCTCACGCACTAGTCACCAACGACGATGGAATCGAGTCGGCTTTTTTACACCGGTTGGTGGCGTCGCTTCTGCCTGAATTCCGCATCTCGGTCGCCGCACCGGCATTCGAACAAAGCTGGATCGGTCGGGCGATGAGCCGTCGGGAAGAAATCGAGGTGGTTCACAGCCCTGCCACTTTTGAGGGCACGGAAGAGGCATGGGCCATCAGCGGTACGCCCACCGATTGCGTCAATATCGCGCTCGGACATTTGTTGCCGGAAAAGCCCGATGTCGTGGTCTCCGGTATCAACATAGGCTATAACACAACCGAGGCACTCATGCTCAGCTCCGGCACGATCGCAGGGGCCCTGGAAGGTGCGTTTTGGGGCTTACCGGCGATCGCCTTCAGTCAGTGCGTGCCGAAGGATTTGTTTCCGGAGGTGAGTCGTTCGAAGGGCCGGACTTCCGGTGATTTTTCCCGATCCCTCGACTCGGCCGCGCGCTGGGCCGCCCTCATGAGCCGTGAGGTGCTCGACGCGCCACCTCCTGCAGGGGTCGTGCTGAACATCAATTTCCCCCCCGAAACCGGGGATGACAGCTCGATTCTCGAGACCCGGCCGGCGAAAGTGGAGCTGGGCAGTATGTTTAAAGAAGTCCGGCCCGGCCGATTCCGCTTCCACTTTCACGAGGGCCTGACGGTTGAAAAGGAGTCGGACACAGACCGGGCTGCTTTGGATGCAGGATACATCAGCCGCAGCATTCTGGATTTTTCAAAAATTGGTCGGGGTCATTCGGAGCACGAATAA
- the glyA gene encoding serine hydroxymethyltransferase translates to MTTATVPTALNATPLDQIDPEVSAAIAAERKRQEDHIELIASENFTYPAVMEAQGSVLTNKYAEGYPGKRWYGGCEHVDVIERLAIERAKELFGADHANVQPHSGSQANFAVYTSVLKPGDKVLGMNLAHGGHLTHGNPVNFSGKLYEFVQYGVREDTGLIDYDELAAVAEKEKPKMITVGASAYSRIIDFERMGEIARSVGAYLFADIAHIAGLVAAGVHPSPVPHADFVTTTTHKTLRGPRGGLILCKAEHAKKIDSAMFPGGQGGPLMHVIAAKAVCFGEALQPEFKDYAAQIVKNSQALAAAMIALGYKLISGGSDNHLFLVDLRENLPDLTAKSAQETLDKAHITCNKNAVPFETRSPFKASGIRLGTPAVTSRGFVEEDMKEIAACIDTVLKAIDTDGLDDAIEEVKGRVAALTGKYPLPY, encoded by the coding sequence ATGACCACTGCAACCGTTCCAACTGCACTCAACGCCACTCCCCTCGATCAAATCGATCCGGAAGTCTCTGCCGCCATCGCCGCCGAGCGTAAGCGCCAGGAAGATCATATCGAGTTGATCGCTTCGGAAAACTTCACCTACCCCGCCGTGATGGAGGCTCAGGGTAGCGTTCTGACGAACAAGTACGCCGAAGGCTACCCTGGCAAGCGATGGTATGGGGGCTGCGAGCACGTGGATGTCATCGAGCGCCTCGCCATCGAGCGTGCGAAAGAACTTTTCGGGGCGGATCATGCCAACGTGCAGCCCCACTCGGGTTCGCAGGCGAATTTCGCGGTTTACACCTCCGTCCTGAAACCGGGCGATAAAGTGCTGGGCATGAATCTGGCCCACGGCGGTCACCTGACACACGGCAATCCGGTCAACTTCTCCGGTAAGCTTTACGAGTTTGTCCAGTACGGGGTTCGCGAAGACACCGGACTCATTGATTACGACGAACTGGCCGCCGTTGCGGAAAAGGAAAAGCCCAAGATGATTACGGTGGGCGCATCCGCCTACTCACGCATCATCGACTTCGAGCGCATGGGCGAAATCGCGCGCTCGGTGGGGGCCTACCTGTTTGCCGATATCGCTCACATCGCCGGACTGGTTGCCGCAGGCGTGCACCCTTCCCCGGTGCCGCACGCCGATTTCGTGACCACCACCACCCACAAGACTTTGCGCGGCCCACGCGGGGGGCTTATCCTTTGCAAGGCCGAGCACGCCAAAAAGATCGACTCGGCCATGTTCCCGGGCGGACAGGGTGGCCCGCTCATGCATGTCATCGCAGCCAAGGCCGTCTGCTTCGGCGAAGCCCTCCAGCCCGAGTTCAAGGATTACGCCGCACAAATTGTGAAGAATTCACAAGCGCTGGCCGCCGCCATGATAGCGCTCGGCTACAAGCTCATCTCCGGCGGATCCGACAACCACCTCTTCCTTGTCGACCTCCGTGAAAATCTGCCCGATCTCACAGCCAAGTCGGCCCAGGAGACGCTCGATAAGGCCCACATTACCTGCAACAAAAACGCGGTTCCTTTCGAGACGCGGTCACCTTTCAAAGCCTCCGGCATTCGCCTCGGCACCCCGGCCGTGACCAGTCGTGGTTTTGTTGAGGAAGATATGAAAGAGATTGCCGCCTGCATCGATACCGTGCTCAAAGCCATCGATACCGACGGTCTCGATGACGCCATTGAAGAAGTTAAAGGCCGAGTGGCTGCGCTGACCGGGAAGTATCCGCTGCCTTACTAG
- a CDS encoding HAD family hydrolase, producing the protein MNQFKHIIWDWNGTLLDDTWLCVEVLNGLLKKRGREPISGEVYRQNFGFPVIQFYNYLGFDTDVDSFEKVSHEFIGDYEARWLEECTLHPEAHDVLSRMAAAGATHSVLSAAKQEALEAGIRHFGIREHFTGLCGTDNIYAHGKVDRGRDWIEQLHWDPAEIVLIGDTLHDFEVAEAMGTDCILLAHGHHTPERLAATGKPVAHSLRELVAMV; encoded by the coding sequence ATGAATCAATTTAAGCATATCATCTGGGACTGGAACGGAACACTGCTCGACGACACCTGGCTGTGCGTGGAGGTGTTGAACGGTCTTTTGAAGAAGCGCGGCCGTGAGCCGATCAGCGGTGAGGTTTACCGGCAGAATTTCGGCTTTCCGGTCATTCAATTTTACAACTACCTCGGTTTTGATACGGACGTGGACAGTTTTGAGAAAGTCAGCCACGAATTTATCGGTGACTACGAAGCGCGATGGCTGGAGGAGTGCACGCTGCATCCGGAGGCGCATGATGTGCTATCGAGGATGGCTGCTGCGGGGGCGACGCATTCAGTGCTCTCTGCGGCGAAGCAGGAGGCGCTGGAGGCGGGCATCCGGCACTTTGGGATCCGCGAACACTTTACCGGACTCTGCGGGACGGATAATATTTATGCCCACGGTAAAGTCGACCGGGGCCGTGACTGGATCGAGCAGCTGCATTGGGATCCGGCCGAGATTGTGCTGATCGGGGATACCCTGCACGACTTCGAGGTGGCCGAGGCCATGGGCACAGACTGCATCCTGCTCGCTCACGGCCACCATACGCCGGAACGACTTGCGGCCACCGGCAAGCCGGTGGCGCATTCACTACGGGAGTTGGTGGCGATGGTGTAG
- a CDS encoding PIN domain-containing protein — protein sequence MRLVFDTNVLLDIALGRQPFAASSLEAYEKVRASGDLPLVAPHSLATFYYIVAQAYDRVRANKAIKDLLTTCEVTAFNDDSALRSCEFGLADFEDAMVVSAAVLSEADLILTRNEADFANSPIPVQSPDAYNESI from the coding sequence ATGCGGCTCGTTTTTGATACGAACGTTTTATTGGACATCGCTTTAGGGAGGCAGCCCTTTGCAGCATCGTCATTGGAAGCTTACGAAAAAGTGCGAGCCTCCGGCGATTTGCCACTGGTAGCGCCGCATTCATTGGCCACCTTCTACTATATCGTAGCACAGGCTTACGACAGAGTCCGTGCGAACAAAGCAATTAAGGATTTGTTGACGACTTGCGAGGTGACCGCCTTTAACGACGACAGCGCGCTTCGGAGTTGTGAGTTCGGTCTGGCTGACTTTGAGGATGCCATGGTGGTTTCTGCTGCGGTACTCAGCGAAGCGGATCTGATTTTAACGCGTAACGAAGCGGACTTTGCCAATTCGCCAATTCCGGTTCAGAGTCCGGATGCCTACAATGAATCAATTTAA
- a CDS encoding type II toxin-antitoxin system Phd/YefM family antitoxin yields MKNSDLQIRLMRDYGLARVNVNLFTNNPIDPIEQLGQLGELMDSVKASYFKNHFGAVLDRAGQRAIRIERRGRAPAILISEAEYRAMQQRSLSSADQNAAMEGLRALAKQAGVADLTQMSVDPRAKAILKKHAKHEAP; encoded by the coding sequence GTGAAAAATTCTGATTTGCAAATCAGATTGATGCGGGATTACGGCTTAGCAAGGGTAAATGTAAATTTGTTCACTAATAATCCAATTGACCCAATCGAACAATTGGGACAGTTAGGAGAATTGATGGATTCGGTCAAAGCATCTTATTTCAAAAATCATTTCGGTGCCGTTTTGGATCGTGCAGGGCAGCGGGCGATCCGCATTGAGAGGCGGGGACGAGCTCCTGCTATTTTGATATCAGAGGCGGAATACCGGGCCATGCAGCAACGGAGCTTGTCATCGGCTGACCAAAATGCCGCCATGGAGGGTCTTAGGGCACTGGCCAAGCAGGCTGGTGTTGCAGACCTGACCCAGATGAGCGTGGATCCGAGAGCTAAGGCGATTTTGAAGAAGCATGCCAAGCATGAGGCACCGTGA
- the recA gene encoding recombinase RecA, with product MPTKTAVQKSERTPEGDRKNLDLAISGINKQFGPGALMRLGEATKMEVDVISTGSIAIDLALGTGGLPRGRICEIYGPESSGKTTFCLSAIAQAQKEGGNAVFIDVEHALDPRYAKVVGVDLDNLMVSQPESGEDALNITETLIRSGAVDIIVIDSVAALVSKNELDGQMGDTTVGLQARMMSQAMRRLTAAISKTQCVVLFTNQIREKIGVMFGSPETQPGGRALKFFSSVRMDIRRIGQIKEAAGKVVGNRTRLKVVKNKVAPPFTDCEFDIMYNEGISLSGSLVDLGVEHKLLEKKGSWISYNGEMIGQGREAAKQYIAENDDFAKELKQLIMDKVHPKVGESLTGKGEEEDKKADDKDK from the coding sequence ATGCCCACGAAAACAGCTGTCCAAAAATCCGAACGTACCCCTGAAGGCGATCGTAAGAATCTCGACCTTGCGATTTCCGGGATCAACAAACAATTCGGCCCCGGAGCCCTTATGCGGCTCGGCGAGGCCACCAAGATGGAGGTCGATGTCATTTCCACCGGTTCGATTGCCATCGACCTGGCCCTCGGCACGGGCGGCCTGCCCCGGGGGCGAATCTGCGAGATCTACGGTCCGGAAAGCTCGGGTAAGACGACTTTCTGTCTCAGCGCCATTGCTCAGGCTCAAAAAGAAGGGGGCAACGCGGTCTTTATCGACGTTGAGCACGCGCTGGATCCCCGTTATGCCAAAGTGGTCGGTGTCGACCTGGACAACCTCATGGTCTCGCAGCCGGAAAGCGGTGAAGACGCCCTCAACATCACCGAGACGCTTATTCGTTCGGGCGCGGTGGATATCATCGTGATCGACTCCGTCGCCGCTCTCGTTTCCAAGAACGAACTCGACGGGCAGATGGGCGATACCACCGTCGGTCTTCAGGCCCGCATGATGAGTCAGGCCATGCGCCGCCTCACCGCCGCCATCAGCAAGACGCAATGCGTGGTGCTCTTTACCAATCAGATCCGTGAAAAGATCGGGGTGATGTTCGGTAGTCCGGAAACCCAACCCGGCGGCCGTGCCCTCAAGTTCTTCTCCTCGGTCCGCATGGACATCCGCCGGATCGGCCAGATCAAAGAAGCCGCCGGCAAAGTGGTGGGCAACCGCACCCGACTGAAGGTCGTGAAGAACAAAGTCGCTCCGCCGTTTACCGATTGTGAATTCGATATCATGTATAACGAGGGCATCTCCTTAAGCGGTTCCCTCGTCGACCTTGGTGTCGAGCACAAGCTCCTCGAAAAGAAGGGTTCATGGATTTCCTACAACGGCGAGATGATCGGCCAGGGCCGCGAAGCCGCGAAGCAGTACATTGCGGAAAACGACGATTTTGCCAAAGAGCTCAAGCAGCTCATCATGGATAAAGTTCACCCGAAAGTCGGCGAATCACTGACCGGAAAAGGCGAAGAAGAGGACAAAAAAGCAGACGACAAGGATAAGTAG
- the purE gene encoding 5-(carboxyamino)imidazole ribonucleotide mutase → MDANEKQAVVGIIMGSQSDWSTMKEAATLLEQLGIPYETKIVSAHRTPKRLYEYAETAADRGIKVIIAGAGGAAHLPGMTAAITQLPVLGVPVQSKALSGQDSLLSIVQMPAGVPVMTLAIGVAGAKNAALSAASILALSDESVSAHLKTYRQAQTENVVEAVNTEA, encoded by the coding sequence ATGGACGCGAATGAGAAACAAGCCGTTGTCGGCATCATCATGGGCAGCCAGTCCGACTGGAGCACCATGAAGGAAGCAGCCACGCTGCTTGAGCAGCTCGGGATTCCCTACGAGACGAAAATCGTCAGTGCGCACCGCACGCCGAAACGTCTCTACGAATATGCCGAGACGGCGGCAGACCGCGGGATCAAAGTGATTATTGCCGGCGCTGGCGGTGCCGCCCACCTTCCTGGAATGACGGCGGCCATCACACAGCTGCCGGTGCTTGGAGTCCCGGTACAGTCCAAAGCCCTCAGTGGCCAGGACTCCCTGCTTTCGATCGTACAGATGCCGGCCGGCGTGCCCGTCATGACCTTGGCGATTGGTGTGGCCGGCGCGAAAAATGCCGCCCTCTCCGCAGCGTCCATTCTGGCCCTGAGCGACGAAAGCGTCAGTGCTCACCTCAAAACCTATCGTCAGGCACAGACTGAAAATGTGGTCGAGGCGGTGAATACAGAAGCATGA
- a CDS encoding 5-(carboxyamino)imidazole ribonucleotide synthase, producing MIGPGSTIGILGGGQLGRMLILAGRALGYRFVVFEPKGPCAAGMVADREVNAEYSDEAALTRFAESVDIITLEFENIPAEVIDTLSAIKPVMPGKQALHICQHRQREKDFLKSSGLPCVPFEYADSAESLKAAVTAIGFPCVIKTAAFGYDGKGQIKLNAEHESEDCDYLWDFLGKPPRVVVEKWIHHIGEFSVVCARKADGSKSTLPMAENVHVDHILHASIVPARVTGATRRAGEALACKIADLLDVVGLIAVELFLDESGQLIVNEMAPRPHNSGHYTIEGCFTSQFEQHIRAVTDLPFGSTELHGPTVMINLLGDVWEKGEPDWSALLNDPRCKLHLYDKGEARPGRKMGHFTVMGDEIEETLKRANRHFSELFPA from the coding sequence ATGATCGGCCCGGGCAGCACCATCGGTATCCTCGGAGGCGGCCAACTGGGTCGGATGCTCATCCTCGCCGGAAGAGCGCTCGGCTACCGCTTCGTCGTCTTTGAACCCAAAGGGCCCTGTGCGGCAGGCATGGTCGCCGACCGTGAGGTGAATGCGGAATACTCCGACGAGGCCGCACTGACGCGCTTTGCCGAATCCGTCGATATCATTACCCTCGAATTTGAAAACATTCCTGCCGAAGTTATCGACACACTGAGCGCAATCAAACCTGTCATGCCGGGCAAGCAGGCACTCCATATCTGCCAGCACCGCCAGCGGGAGAAGGATTTTCTCAAATCGAGCGGCCTACCCTGCGTGCCTTTTGAATATGCGGACTCCGCCGAAAGCCTTAAGGCCGCCGTTACCGCCATCGGTTTCCCCTGTGTGATCAAAACCGCTGCTTTCGGCTACGACGGAAAGGGGCAAATCAAGCTGAACGCCGAACACGAGTCAGAGGACTGCGACTACCTCTGGGACTTTCTGGGCAAGCCGCCGCGCGTTGTCGTGGAAAAGTGGATACACCATATCGGGGAGTTCTCCGTGGTTTGCGCCCGCAAGGCGGACGGAAGCAAGTCCACCCTGCCGATGGCGGAAAACGTACACGTCGACCACATCCTGCACGCTTCAATCGTGCCCGCACGTGTGACCGGCGCCACTCGCCGGGCGGGCGAAGCGCTCGCCTGCAAGATTGCTGATTTGCTCGATGTCGTCGGCCTGATTGCGGTCGAGCTCTTTCTCGATGAAAGCGGTCAACTGATCGTCAACGAGATGGCTCCCCGCCCGCATAATTCCGGGCATTACACCATTGAGGGCTGCTTCACCAGTCAGTTTGAGCAGCACATCCGCGCCGTTACGGACTTGCCTTTCGGGTCGACTGAGCTGCACGGGCCGACCGTCATGATCAACTTACTCGGAGACGTATGGGAAAAAGGTGAGCCCGATTGGTCCGCACTGTTGAATGACCCGCGTTGCAAACTTCACCTCTACGATAAAGGTGAAGCGCGGCCCGGCCGGAAGATGGGACACTTTACGGTTATGGGCGATGAGATCGAAGAGACTCTGAAACGCGCGAACCGCCACTTCTCGGAATTGTTTCCCGCCTGA
- the trpE gene encoding anthranilate synthase component I: MHIQPSRSDFEAFAAKGNTVPVYLDMTADCETPLGAYSKIRSEGPAFLFESIVGGERISRYSFLGANPRKVFRIYEDEVKITHKDGRTECCPTPEDPLKVIEAEMAQYQPVKTPGMPPFNGGAVGYVGHEYIHYVEPTIHKPAKNPLELPILYYMITDSVLIFDHAHQVLRICVNAKIDGDPGAAYDLACEEIHKICEQLETQQKLGHRELCEPGEVTVPPGNYTQPDFEAAVEKVKDYVRAGDVIQTVLSQRFEKPFEPTAVDLYRALRMVNPSPYMFLLEDGDFSVVGASPEVHVRLTGDEVEIRPIAGTRHRGANENEDLALEKDLLGDAKERAEHLMLVDLARNDIGRVCKYGSIHVPDYMVIERYSHVMHIVSQVGGTIRPDCTAYDLMRATFPAGTLSGAPKVRALQIISELEQSQRGVYGGAIGYFGFEGNHDSAIGIRTAVVKDGKIYIQSGAGVVADSEPESEYMETVNKAKAMLKAVATAEEMFKI, translated from the coding sequence ATGCACATCCAGCCATCCAGATCCGACTTCGAAGCATTTGCCGCCAAGGGCAACACGGTGCCGGTGTATCTGGACATGACGGCGGACTGCGAGACGCCGCTCGGCGCCTATTCGAAGATCCGCTCGGAAGGTCCGGCCTTTCTTTTTGAATCCATCGTCGGGGGCGAGCGGATCAGCCGCTACTCATTCCTCGGGGCGAATCCGCGAAAGGTTTTCCGGATTTACGAAGACGAGGTCAAAATCACGCACAAGGATGGCCGGACCGAGTGCTGCCCCACGCCGGAGGATCCCCTGAAGGTCATTGAGGCGGAAATGGCGCAATACCAGCCGGTGAAGACCCCGGGCATGCCCCCCTTCAACGGCGGCGCGGTCGGCTACGTGGGACACGAGTACATTCACTACGTTGAGCCGACGATTCATAAGCCTGCCAAAAACCCCCTGGAACTGCCGATTCTTTACTACATGATCACCGATTCGGTGCTGATTTTCGATCACGCCCATCAGGTACTGCGAATCTGCGTCAACGCCAAGATCGACGGTGATCCGGGCGCGGCATATGACCTTGCCTGTGAAGAAATTCACAAAATATGTGAACAACTTGAAACACAGCAGAAACTGGGGCACCGCGAACTCTGCGAGCCGGGTGAAGTCACCGTTCCTCCCGGAAACTATACCCAGCCGGATTTTGAGGCTGCCGTGGAGAAAGTGAAGGATTATGTCCGCGCAGGGGATGTGATACAAACCGTTCTTTCCCAAAGATTTGAGAAACCTTTTGAGCCGACTGCCGTCGATCTCTACCGTGCCCTGCGCATGGTTAATCCCTCTCCCTACATGTTTTTGCTGGAAGACGGGGATTTTTCTGTCGTGGGTGCGTCTCCCGAGGTGCACGTCCGCCTGACAGGCGATGAGGTGGAAATCCGCCCCATTGCTGGCACGAGGCACCGTGGGGCGAACGAAAACGAGGATCTGGCACTGGAAAAAGATCTCCTTGGCGACGCCAAAGAACGGGCTGAACACCTCATGCTCGTCGATTTGGCCCGTAATGACATCGGGCGGGTCTGCAAATACGGCTCCATTCACGTGCCCGATTACATGGTAATCGAAAGATATTCACATGTTATGCACATTGTTTCGCAGGTCGGGGGGACGATCCGGCCCGACTGCACCGCGTATGACCTGATGCGGGCCACTTTCCCGGCCGGCACACTAAGTGGAGCCCCGAAAGTCCGGGCGCTACAGATCATTTCGGAACTCGAACAGTCCCAGCGCGGCGTCTACGGCGGTGCCATCGGTTATTTTGGGTTCGAAGGAAATCACGATTCTGCCATCGGGATTCGCACTGCAGTGGTCAAGGACGGAAAGATCTACATCCAGTCCGGAGCAGGTGTCGTGGCCGATTCGGAGCCTGAAAGCGAGTACATGGAAACGGTGAATAAGGCCAAGGCCATGCTGAAGGCCGTCGCAACAGCTGAAGAAATGTTCAAAATTTAG